The Roseovarius sp. EL26 genome has a window encoding:
- a CDS encoding GNAT family N-acetyltransferase, giving the protein MYKLTSESKDDWWEVEALYDLCFAPGREALSSYRLRDNISPVPELSLAARDADNILGGAIRYWPVRVGGAHVLLLGPVAVHPTRQGEGLGGFLIRESLEVARDLGWERVMLVGDAPYYNRFGFTKLEGVIMPPPTNPERVLGYELIKGAWDSVTGEVTRAV; this is encoded by the coding sequence GTGTACAAGCTGACGTCAGAATCCAAAGACGACTGGTGGGAGGTCGAAGCCCTCTATGACCTGTGCTTTGCACCGGGGCGCGAAGCGCTGTCATCTTACCGTCTGCGCGATAATATTTCCCCTGTGCCAGAACTGAGCCTGGCCGCACGTGATGCCGATAACATTTTGGGCGGTGCAATCCGCTATTGGCCTGTTCGGGTCGGGGGAGCACATGTTCTGTTGCTTGGTCCCGTCGCCGTTCACCCCACCCGTCAGGGCGAGGGGCTGGGCGGCTTCCTGATCCGCGAAAGCCTTGAAGTGGCTCGCGATCTGGGTTGGGAACGGGTTATGCTGGTGGGCGACGCGCCTTACTACAACCGATTTGGTTTTACAAAGCTTGAGGGCGTGATCATGCCGCCCCCCACCAACCCGGAACGGGTTTTGGGCTATGAACTGATCAAAGGTGCTTGGGACAGCGTCACGGGTGAGGTGACCCGCGCTGTTTAA
- a CDS encoding NAD-dependent epimerase/dehydratase family protein, translating to MRVFITGTAGFIGFHLAKLLLEDGFTVHGMDGMTDYYDVRLKQRRHQILLQYPGFRATESKLEDVETVDRITDEFKPEIIVHLAAQAGVRYSLEAPRAYVDANIVGTFNIMEIARRHEVKHLLMASTSSVYGANTNMPYAETHKADSPMTIYAATKKAGEAMGHSYAHLWNIPTTMFRFFTVYGPWGRPDMALFKFVDAILEGRPIDIYNHGEMYRDFTYITDLVRGIRLLIDAVPVRPATAEEIPDWDSLSPVAPYRVVNIGNSQTVKLIDFVDAIEAELAVPAKRNLMEMQKGDVPATWADATLLRNLTGYAPETDIKDGIAKFVAWFRDYYQK from the coding sequence ATGCGAGTATTTATTACCGGGACGGCAGGTTTTATTGGGTTCCATCTGGCAAAGCTTTTGCTCGAAGATGGCTTTACTGTTCATGGTATGGACGGGATGACCGATTACTATGATGTACGGCTTAAACAGCGCCGCCATCAGATTTTACTCCAATATCCTGGCTTCAGGGCTACTGAATCCAAATTGGAAGATGTTGAGACGGTTGACCGGATTACCGACGAATTTAAACCCGAGATTATCGTGCATCTCGCGGCACAAGCCGGTGTTCGCTACAGCCTTGAGGCCCCACGCGCCTATGTTGATGCCAATATTGTTGGTACTTTCAATATTATGGAGATCGCCCGACGCCATGAGGTCAAACACCTGCTCATGGCGTCAACATCGTCGGTTTATGGCGCCAATACCAACATGCCTTATGCCGAGACACACAAGGCCGACAGCCCGATGACCATCTACGCCGCCACCAAGAAAGCTGGCGAGGCGATGGGTCATTCCTATGCGCATCTTTGGAACATCCCGACGACGATGTTTCGGTTCTTTACCGTGTATGGGCCTTGGGGCCGGCCCGACATGGCACTGTTTAAATTTGTTGATGCAATACTCGAAGGGCGTCCCATTGATATCTACAACCACGGCGAAATGTACCGTGACTTTACCTACATTACCGATCTGGTGCGTGGCATCCGCCTTCTGATCGATGCGGTCCCTGTGCGGCCCGCCACTGCAGAGGAAATCCCCGACTGGGACAGCCTTTCACCTGTTGCCCCTTACCGCGTTGTGAATATCGGCAACTCCCAAACGGTCAAGTTGATCGATTTTGTCGACGCGATTGAGGCGGAGTTGGCTGTGCCAGCCAAGCGCAACTTGATGGAGATGCAAAAGGGCGACGTACCAGCCACATGGGCCGATGCAACCTTGTTGCGAAACTTGACGGGATATGCGCCGGAAACGGACATAAAGGACGGAATTGCCAAGTTTGTGGCGTGGTTTCGCGACTATTACCAGAAATAG
- a CDS encoding acyltransferase, giving the protein MRSHGAERLVWLDSMRLMAGLSMVGLHATADITGQPFSGFSATDRVGPMFIRSLLYVARTELFLMISVFLLLLALQHNQRSYGQTIAIQARRLLVPFAFWTVFYALFSLIKAHYFGYGATAIDHLFSTERWAGFLLLGTAKYHMHFIPTLFGLILIYPLFRAAQRHPALGFSVFACLLTKREADLYLYHHYWGHEILPYLVRVVKLITYAGYGMATAALLTLWQGSTVKARQKWLIPILLTGAILFACKLSATWQTIETGKWAFDHTPGYWADFLMPVLLFGLCMCLGHRNWPPILSRLAPYAFGIYLCHPIFLDFAEMLAQQPGHTPMQMVGIKIGLALPLTCSFVFALSHSRHLAWTIGLGPLPWPDLAPSTTAT; this is encoded by the coding sequence ATGCGATCGCACGGCGCTGAACGTTTGGTCTGGTTGGATTCCATGCGCCTTATGGCAGGGCTGTCGATGGTGGGTCTGCATGCGACGGCAGACATCACCGGCCAGCCCTTTAGCGGTTTTTCCGCTACCGATCGCGTCGGGCCAATGTTCATACGGTCCTTGCTATATGTAGCCCGGACAGAACTGTTCCTGATGATCTCGGTCTTTTTGCTTCTGTTGGCCCTGCAACACAACCAGCGTTCATATGGGCAGACAATCGCCATTCAAGCCCGGCGCTTGTTGGTCCCATTCGCATTTTGGACCGTGTTTTACGCGCTCTTCTCTTTGATCAAGGCACATTATTTTGGGTACGGTGCAACTGCGATTGATCACCTATTTTCGACTGAACGCTGGGCCGGTTTTCTACTCTTGGGTACTGCTAAGTATCACATGCATTTCATTCCAACACTTTTTGGTTTGATCTTGATATACCCACTCTTTCGGGCCGCACAACGTCACCCGGCTTTGGGATTTTCCGTGTTTGCATGTCTCTTGACCAAGCGCGAGGCTGATCTGTATCTATATCACCACTATTGGGGGCATGAAATTTTGCCGTATCTGGTACGTGTGGTCAAACTGATCACCTATGCAGGGTATGGCATGGCTACCGCGGCCTTACTGACCCTATGGCAAGGCAGCACTGTTAAGGCACGCCAGAAATGGCTGATTCCAATTCTGCTGACAGGAGCAATTTTGTTTGCCTGCAAGCTTTCGGCCACATGGCAAACAATCGAAACCGGCAAATGGGCGTTTGATCACACCCCGGGCTATTGGGCCGACTTTTTGATGCCTGTGTTGTTGTTCGGACTTTGCATGTGTCTTGGGCATCGTAACTGGCCGCCAATCCTGTCACGGCTGGCCCCTTACGCCTTTGGGATCTATCTGTGCCATCCGATCTTTCTGGATTTTGCTGAAATGCTCGCACAGCAGCCCGGCCATACGCCAATGCAAATGGTGGGCATCAAAATCGGCCTCGCCCTGCCGTTAACCTGCAGCTTTGTTTTTGCCCTATCGCACTCGCGCCATCTGGCCTGGACAATCGGTTTAGGCCCTCTGCCTTGGCCCGATCTGGCCCCCAGCACCACAGCTACATAA
- a CDS encoding SulP family inorganic anion transporter — translation MKRNPEERLTAAGIRTELLSGLTVALALVPEAVAFAFVAGVHPLVGLYAAFLVGLITALFGGRPGMISGATGALAVVMVALVAEHGVEYLFATVVLMGILQVIAGVMHWGRFIRLVPHPVMLGFVNGLAIVIFLAQLGQFKVPGSMENTGHGMSGGEWLSGGALTTMLGLVALTMAIIWIMPRITKVIPAPLAGIGVVAALVIGFGLDVPRVGDLASIEGGLPMFHIPMVPLNWETFEIILPYAVILAAIGLIESLLTLNLVSEMTGKRGGASQECLAQGAANVVTGFFGGMGGCAMIGQSMINVKSGGRTRLAGTAAAIFLLIFILFASPLIEQIPLAALVGVMFMVVIGTFAWNSLTIMRKVPLTDALVIILVTVVTVKYDLAIAVVVGVIVSALAYAWSNATRINADTEETEDKKVYRIQGPLFFGSAEGFSELFDPKGDPDLVIVDFAGSRVADQSALQAIEAIALKYETAGKRIQLRHLSRDCHGLLKKAGHLMVDSADDPDYEIAVDYGVKTGILGGH, via the coding sequence ATGAAACGCAACCCTGAAGAGCGGCTCACGGCCGCCGGTATCCGGACCGAATTACTCTCAGGGCTGACCGTTGCATTGGCGTTGGTGCCCGAGGCGGTGGCCTTCGCCTTCGTCGCCGGGGTGCACCCGCTGGTCGGCCTTTATGCGGCTTTTCTTGTGGGGCTGATCACCGCACTCTTTGGCGGTCGTCCGGGGATGATCTCAGGCGCCACTGGCGCTTTAGCCGTGGTTATGGTGGCCTTGGTAGCCGAACACGGGGTCGAATATCTGTTTGCGACCGTTGTGCTGATGGGGATCTTGCAGGTCATCGCTGGCGTCATGCATTGGGGCAGGTTTATCCGTCTTGTGCCGCACCCTGTGATGCTGGGTTTCGTCAACGGACTGGCGATTGTGATTTTCCTGGCGCAGCTGGGACAATTCAAAGTGCCGGGTAGCATGGAAAACACTGGCCATGGGATGAGCGGCGGTGAGTGGCTCAGCGGTGGGGCGCTTACCACGATGTTGGGTCTGGTTGCGCTGACGATGGCGATTATCTGGATCATGCCACGCATCACCAAGGTTATTCCGGCACCACTGGCGGGCATCGGTGTTGTCGCCGCTTTGGTGATCGGTTTCGGACTGGATGTCCCGCGCGTGGGTGATCTGGCCTCGATCGAGGGTGGCCTGCCGATGTTCCACATCCCAATGGTGCCTTTAAACTGGGAAACCTTTGAAATCATTCTGCCCTATGCCGTAATCTTGGCGGCCATTGGTCTGATCGAAAGCCTTCTGACGCTCAACCTTGTCAGTGAAATGACCGGAAAACGCGGCGGGGCAAGTCAAGAATGTCTCGCTCAAGGCGCGGCCAATGTGGTTACCGGTTTCTTTGGTGGCATGGGCGGCTGTGCGATGATCGGTCAGTCGATGATCAACGTGAAATCTGGCGGCCGCACGCGACTGGCGGGCACGGCTGCGGCCATCTTTCTGCTGATCTTTATCCTGTTCGCCTCGCCATTGATCGAACAAATCCCACTGGCCGCCTTGGTCGGTGTGATGTTCATGGTGGTGATCGGGACATTCGCGTGGAACTCGCTCACTATCATGCGTAAGGTGCCACTGACCGATGCGCTGGTGATCATTCTGGTGACGGTCGTGACCGTGAAATACGATCTTGCCATCGCCGTTGTTGTCGGTGTGATCGTCTCGGCGCTTGCCTACGCCTGGAGCAACGCCACCCGCATCAACGCCGACACCGAAGAAACCGAAGACAAGAAAGTCTACCGCATTCAGGGCCCACTGTTTTTTGGCTCCGCCGAAGGGTTTTCCGAGCTGTTTGACCCCAAAGGTGACCCTGATCTGGTGATCGTAGATTTCGCAGGCAGTCGCGTGGCGGACCAATCTGCGCTTCAAGCAATTGAAGCCATCGCGCTAAAATATGAAACGGCTGGCAAGCGCATCCAATTGCGCCACCTCAGCCGCGACTGTCACGGGCTGCTGAAAAAAGCCGGCCACTTGATGGTCGACAGCGCCGATGACCCGGACTACGAAATCGCCGTCGACTACGGCGTCAAAACCGGAATCTTAGGCGGACACTAA
- a CDS encoding NAD(P)/FAD-dependent oxidoreductase, producing the protein MDSRQQKRVIVIGAGMAGLMAAAVLSDQFSEVIIIEKDDLPRTPQVRKGVPQGAHVHTFLGYAVEAMEDFLPGIMTDLYEAGAVQIRRNKDIWFHDAAGPTPIRDVGILTPSVTRPLLEHVTRKRVLALPNVSIKEATRFTQFCTDGNSDVSGVKIQTGDIGSEIFSDLVVDCSGRATTLPRWLVDHRYGEVERQELGIGMSYTSGLFRPPPDLADDTWACLMLAIPPNTRAAYLTPVDGGLWLATMYGRGGDMAPREAEGFVEWTKGLAHPIIHEKLSRAVPVSDFRSYKIPKGFWLRYDRMERFPRGIIPMGEAVTSFNPMYGQGISLSAGQARAIRSGLTGGLDRLAPRYFEASESLNQVGWSVMETRDLEHPSTVGDRPADIENRWMMGAAIRKLAETDAEVHRLSVNVIHLLEPPSVLSREDIVERAQKLIN; encoded by the coding sequence ATGGATAGCCGACAACAGAAACGAGTTATTGTAATTGGGGCTGGTATGGCCGGTCTGATGGCAGCAGCTGTGCTCTCAGACCAATTTTCTGAGGTTATAATTATCGAAAAGGATGATCTACCGCGCACGCCTCAAGTTCGAAAAGGAGTCCCACAAGGCGCACACGTACATACGTTCCTTGGATATGCAGTTGAAGCCATGGAGGATTTTCTGCCAGGTATCATGACCGACCTATATGAGGCGGGCGCCGTTCAAATTCGCAGAAACAAGGATATCTGGTTCCACGATGCGGCTGGCCCGACTCCTATTCGAGATGTAGGTATCCTTACACCGTCGGTAACTCGGCCTTTGTTGGAACACGTGACACGCAAGCGTGTTCTTGCGTTACCAAATGTATCAATCAAGGAGGCCACTCGATTCACGCAGTTTTGCACTGATGGTAATAGCGACGTTTCTGGCGTGAAAATTCAAACAGGCGACATCGGTTCGGAAATCTTTTCGGACCTTGTCGTTGATTGCTCCGGTCGCGCGACGACTCTACCGCGTTGGCTCGTCGATCACCGTTATGGTGAAGTCGAACGTCAGGAATTGGGCATCGGCATGTCGTACACGTCCGGGTTATTCCGACCACCTCCTGATCTGGCAGATGATACTTGGGCCTGCCTTATGCTCGCAATACCGCCCAACACTCGCGCGGCCTATCTAACACCCGTCGACGGCGGACTTTGGCTAGCGACCATGTATGGCAGGGGCGGCGACATGGCGCCACGCGAGGCCGAAGGATTCGTAGAATGGACGAAAGGCCTTGCCCACCCCATCATCCACGAAAAGCTGAGCAGGGCCGTGCCGGTTTCCGATTTTCGCTCCTACAAAATCCCAAAGGGTTTTTGGCTTCGCTATGACCGAATGGAACGGTTTCCACGGGGGATAATTCCCATGGGTGAAGCGGTGACAAGCTTTAACCCAATGTATGGGCAAGGCATAAGCTTGTCCGCGGGCCAAGCGAGGGCAATCCGTTCCGGGCTGACCGGCGGCTTGGATCGTCTGGCGCCGAGATACTTCGAAGCATCGGAGTCGCTCAATCAAGTTGGTTGGTCTGTCATGGAAACCCGTGACCTAGAACACCCAAGTACGGTTGGAGATCGTCCCGCAGATATCGAAAACCGCTGGATGATGGGAGCGGCAATCCGAAAACTGGCTGAGACGGATGCCGAAGTTCACCGGCTAAGTGTAAATGTTATCCATTTGCTGGAACCTCCGAGTGTGCTTTCACGAGAAGACATCGTTGAACGTGCTCAAAAACTTATCAACTAG
- a CDS encoding flavin reductase family protein, producing MFYHPKDGHGLPHNPFNAIVTPRPIGWISSRDGAGNDNLAPYSFFNAVAYEPPQVMFASTSAKADQDNSKDSVANIRETGVFCVNIVEYAMRDAMNKSSGMYDKGEDEFALAGLKKAECKTIACTRVAAAPASLECRLTQIVKLPGQSNYTVFGEVTGIHMRDDCLKDGVFDVLTFNPLARMGYKDYTIVREAFSLERPE from the coding sequence ATGTTTTATCACCCCAAAGACGGCCATGGCCTGCCGCATAATCCGTTTAATGCCATCGTGACGCCCCGCCCGATTGGCTGGATCTCATCACGGGATGGCGCGGGAAATGACAATCTGGCGCCCTATTCGTTTTTCAATGCCGTGGCCTATGAACCGCCGCAGGTGATGTTTGCCTCGACCTCGGCCAAGGCGGATCAGGACAATTCCAAGGACAGCGTGGCCAATATTCGCGAGACAGGCGTGTTTTGTGTGAACATCGTGGAATATGCGATGCGTGATGCGATGAATAAAAGTTCGGGCATGTACGACAAAGGTGAGGATGAGTTTGCGCTGGCCGGGTTGAAGAAGGCGGAGTGTAAAACAATTGCCTGCACCCGTGTGGCTGCGGCCCCTGCGTCGCTGGAATGCAGATTGACGCAGATCGTGAAATTGCCGGGGCAGTCAAATTACACTGTGTTTGGTGAAGTCACCGGCATCCATATGCGCGATGACTGCCTAAAGGATGGAGTGTTTGATGTGTTGACGTTCAATCCCCTCGCCCGGATGGGGTACAAGGATTACACTATTGTGCGCGAAGCGTTTAGTTTGGAGCGACCCGAATGA
- a CDS encoding OmpA family protein, with protein sequence MKVSAVCFGVYLCSIVQSASAQNLTDWELCEAIYREYGMRTEACDQDREHTEKKTEKPLEKAHQLSAEVKESHVFFTQGGATLSDNALQQVAGLASVLETAPMQRACLRLVGHSDSSGGAEINQTLSKQRAESVAAALRAKLQNEARILEVLGVGETQLLEGFPGKSPYHRRVAILARDCR encoded by the coding sequence ATGAAAGTTTCGGCAGTATGTTTTGGTGTGTATTTATGTTCCATAGTTCAGAGTGCGTCGGCGCAAAATCTGACGGATTGGGAATTATGCGAAGCCATTTATCGTGAATATGGCATGCGGACAGAGGCCTGTGATCAGGACCGAGAGCATACTGAGAAAAAAACAGAAAAGCCTTTGGAAAAAGCCCATCAGCTTAGCGCTGAAGTTAAAGAGAGCCATGTGTTTTTTACTCAAGGAGGGGCGACCCTTTCAGATAACGCACTACAACAGGTCGCCGGGCTGGCATCCGTGCTTGAGACGGCACCAATGCAGCGCGCATGTTTGCGCTTGGTGGGCCATTCAGACAGCAGTGGTGGGGCAGAGATCAATCAAACGCTTTCAAAACAGCGTGCAGAATCTGTTGCCGCCGCATTGCGCGCAAAGTTGCAGAATGAAGCCAGAATCCTAGAGGTATTAGGGGTGGGTGAGACACAGTTGCTAGAGGGTTTTCCCGGCAAGTCACCTTATCATAGGCGAGTGGCTATTCTGGCGCGCGATTGTCGCTGA